Proteins encoded within one genomic window of Humulus lupulus chromosome 1, drHumLupu1.1, whole genome shotgun sequence:
- the LOC133830766 gene encoding uncharacterized protein LOC133830766: MNVSENKPHQPFEGKADPIVPEDLIRSVEAIFDHMELNDRQRVSCAVYLLKMDARIWWDVIKQTRDLNTMTWAKFVQAFSKKCYSVAVLATKVDEFVTLVQGNLFVTDYAQKFDRLAKFAPEVVPTETLLIQRFVRGLKPMIARDIMMTSAKVVSYAKVLDRALEAEYLEDQIWKENVSRRENYRNKGFNEGNKRKANEWQNSGIDKRPRPPATNNHIHNTQNHQNNRNNRYNDRNRGNHQGNKVDHPFYPKCSKRHPGECQVGTNKCFKCSQAGHLRKNFPQWKAEQNNNSNLVSARVFALTQNEAANSNTVVSSQLSISGVMCRVLIYFGATHSYVSMNVIDKLIIPCKLFEHSFSTMLPSGDMTLSTRWLSSTPIMIEGRECPADIIELSIPNYDVIHGMD, translated from the coding sequence ATGAACGTTTCAGAAAATAAGCCCCACCAACCTTTTGAAGGGAAGGCTGATCCCATAGTTCCAGAGGATTTGATAAGATCGGTCGAGGCCATCTTCGATCATATGGAGTTAAATGATCGCCAAAGAGTCTCATGTGCAGTCTATTTACTCAAGatggatgcacgaatatggtgggatgtaatTAAACAGACCCGTGATttgaataccatgacttgggcgaAATTCGTCCAAGCTTTTAGCAAGAAGTGTTACAGTGTGGCTGTGCTAGCAACCAAGGTAGATGAGTTTGTAACTCTGGTACAAGGAAATCTATTTGTCACTGATTATGCAcaaaagtttgataggttggcaaaATTTGCTCCTGAAGTTGTGCCAACTGAAACTCTGCTAATCCAAAGGTTTGTAAGGGGACTCAAGCCGATGATCGCTAGGGATATTATGATGACCAGTGCTAAAGTAGTTAGTTATGCAAAAGTACTCGATAGGGCACTTGAAGCAGAATATTTggaagatcagatatggaaggagaaTGTTTCCAGAAGAGAGAACTACCGTAACAAGGGCTTCAATGAGGGTAACAAAAGGAAAGCTAATGAATGGCAGAACAGTGGCATTGATAAGAGACCAAGACCCCCGGCCACAAATAACCACATTCACAACACTCAGAACCACCAAAACAACCGCAACAATCGCTATAATGATCGGAACCGTGGGAATCACCAAGGCAACAAAGTAGATCATCCCTTCTATCCTAAATGCTCGAAAAGACACCCAGGAGAATGCCAGGTCGGCACCAATAAATGTTTTAAATGCAGTCAGGCAGGACATCTGAGAAAGAATTTCCCACAATGGAAGGCGGAACAAAATAACAACAGCAATCTGGTGTCAGCACGAGTTTTTGCCTTAACTCAGAATGAAGCAGCCAACAGCAACACCGTCGTCTCAAGTCAACTCTCTATATCTGGTGTGATGTGTAGAGTCCTCATTTATTTTGGAGCAACTCactcttatgtttccatgaatgttaTTGATAAGTTGATTATTCCTTGCAAACTATTTGAGCATAgctttagtacaatgttaccatcGGGAGACATGACGTTGTCAACTAGGTGGTTGTCGTCAACGCCTATAATGATAGAGGGTAGGGAGTGCCCAGCAGACATTATAGAACTGAGTATACCAAATTATGATGTCATACATGGCATGGATtag